Proteins encoded in a region of the Rhodopirellula islandica genome:
- a CDS encoding helix-turn-helix domain-containing protein — translation MAHANAQLKQVRQSLGLSQLQLAMRAGVSSRTVQFAESGQNVSLGTMRRIASALGMESDQLIRIDPGTGQDAFADLPWSIADRFRTNRRFDQGSLCRNESEVVDIVRQLRENFSVQIQKWGSTQSQQHALLRDKAIDEVYFRYEQRYVELWRRNPACIRLDCYDETVGGVSITLPLTVESFRAFRAGELAWLDISADDLVDQSQYLLLDSVTEFTNQCRRPWYQVTESLSLVAFTQVAALAKHPNRSDFEMVSFSASPLNERRLSTIGFVAEPTVEPEFDYPLFWFGEDSRILTQEEYSNWSTFKHFTTLIKSVDKASLRRRMFQNLLAMVKRLQRPAKRSFARRAA, via the coding sequence ATGGCTCACGCCAACGCTCAGCTCAAGCAAGTCCGCCAAAGTTTAGGGTTGTCGCAGCTGCAGCTCGCGATGCGGGCGGGCGTTTCCTCGCGGACCGTCCAGTTTGCGGAATCCGGTCAAAATGTTTCTCTCGGTACCATGCGCCGAATCGCCAGTGCACTGGGCATGGAATCGGACCAATTGATTCGCATCGACCCCGGCACGGGCCAAGACGCGTTCGCGGATTTGCCCTGGTCCATCGCCGACCGATTCCGAACCAACCGCCGCTTCGATCAGGGCAGCCTGTGCCGCAACGAATCCGAGGTCGTCGACATCGTTCGACAATTGCGAGAGAACTTCAGCGTTCAAATCCAAAAATGGGGTTCGACGCAAAGTCAGCAGCACGCCCTGTTGCGAGACAAAGCGATTGACGAGGTGTACTTTCGCTACGAACAAAGGTACGTCGAATTGTGGCGAAGGAATCCAGCCTGCATTCGCTTGGATTGCTACGACGAGACCGTCGGTGGAGTCAGCATCACGCTGCCGTTGACGGTAGAGTCCTTTCGCGCGTTCCGGGCCGGAGAATTAGCCTGGCTGGATATCTCGGCGGACGATTTGGTGGATCAATCTCAATACCTGTTGCTCGATTCCGTGACGGAGTTCACCAACCAGTGTCGTCGCCCCTGGTATCAGGTCACGGAGTCACTCAGTCTCGTCGCGTTCACTCAAGTCGCTGCTCTGGCAAAGCACCCCAATCGGTCGGATTTCGAAATGGTTTCGTTTTCAGCAAGCCCGTTGAATGAGCGAAGGCTGAGCACAATTGGCTTCGTCGCCGAACCAACCGTTGAACCCGAGTTCGACTATCCCCTCTTTTGGTTCGGGGAAGATTCGCGGATTTTGACCCAAGAGGAATATTCCAACTGGTCCACGTTCAAGCACTTCACGACCTTGATCAAATCCGTTGACAAAGCCTCCCTTCGCCGACGGATGTTTCAAAACCTTTTGGCGATGGTCAAGCGGCTGCAGCGGCCCGCAAAACGTTCGTTTGCTCGCCGGGCTGCGTGA
- a CDS encoding thymidine kinase, which translates to MAKLYFYYSTMNAGKSTVLLQSSYNYRERGMNTLILSPEIDTRFGSGKVASRIGIESESVSFTTSDNLLEIARAETRSQPLHCVLVDEAQFLTRTQVRQLSDVCDDLDIPVLAYGLRTDFQGNLFEGSEHLLAWADTLTELKTICHCGRKATMVLRVSESGQVIRDGEQVQIGGNERYQTVCRRHFKEAIFQRSEDELPLLDSNEPRQSER; encoded by the coding sequence ATGGCGAAGCTGTATTTCTACTATTCCACGATGAACGCCGGGAAATCCACGGTTTTGTTGCAGTCCAGCTACAACTATCGCGAACGGGGGATGAACACCCTGATTCTTTCTCCCGAGATCGACACTCGGTTTGGCAGTGGCAAAGTCGCCTCGCGAATTGGCATCGAATCGGAATCCGTTTCGTTCACCACCTCCGACAACCTGTTGGAGATCGCCCGGGCAGAGACACGATCCCAACCTCTTCACTGCGTGCTCGTCGACGAGGCCCAGTTTTTGACCCGAACCCAGGTGCGCCAGCTCAGCGACGTTTGCGACGACCTGGACATCCCCGTCTTGGCCTACGGGCTGCGAACCGATTTCCAAGGCAATCTGTTCGAGGGCAGCGAACACCTGCTGGCCTGGGCCGACACGCTGACGGAACTCAAAACGATCTGTCACTGCGGTCGCAAGGCCACGATGGTGCTGCGAGTGAGTGAATCCGGCCAAGTCATCCGCGACGGTGAGCAGGTCCAGATCGGGGGCAACGAGCGGTACCAAACGGTTTGTCGCCGTCACTTCAAAGAAGCGATCTTCCAACGCTCCGAAGACGAACTTCCCCTGCTGGATTCGAACGAACCCCGCCAATCGGAACGTTAA
- a CDS encoding endonuclease/exonuclease/phosphatase family protein produces the protein MSEGTFLGTISVCSTLPVAGLINSERVSSRVNANELDFGVVVQKTLLMAMVFVPFLGTSLVRGDDSLLPIQLKVLSYNIHHGEGTDSKLDLNRLAKIIQKVDPDLVALQEVDQNTRRTGVVNQIEVLAAQTGLFGQFAKQLDYGGGEYGQAILSKHPIQAFKVHWLPGEPDRERRIVGVAEFQIHGNTFLFGTTHLHHARVDLREGQTRELDRLFAQGTLPMILAGDFNASPDSQAIQMLQQEWRMATSEPMPTFPAESPTRQLDYVVVRPANSWRIVKAMVLDEPLASDHRPVLVELEWLGEN, from the coding sequence TTGAGCGAAGGTACCTTCCTTGGAACGATTTCGGTTTGTTCGACCCTTCCAGTTGCTGGTTTGATCAACTCGGAACGGGTTTCGTCTCGTGTCAACGCAAATGAATTGGACTTCGGTGTGGTCGTTCAAAAAACGCTGCTCATGGCAATGGTGTTTGTGCCTTTCCTGGGCACTTCGTTGGTGCGAGGGGATGACTCCCTTTTACCGATTCAGCTGAAGGTCCTGAGCTACAACATTCACCATGGTGAAGGGACAGACAGCAAGCTCGACCTCAACCGCTTGGCGAAGATCATCCAAAAAGTCGACCCCGATTTGGTCGCGTTGCAGGAAGTTGACCAAAACACTCGGCGGACCGGAGTGGTCAACCAAATCGAGGTTCTGGCCGCACAAACGGGTCTGTTTGGGCAGTTTGCGAAGCAACTGGACTATGGCGGCGGAGAGTATGGGCAGGCGATTCTATCGAAGCACCCGATCCAAGCCTTCAAGGTGCATTGGTTGCCAGGTGAACCAGATCGCGAACGGCGGATTGTTGGAGTGGCTGAATTTCAGATTCACGGAAACACTTTTCTTTTCGGGACGACGCATTTGCATCATGCTCGCGTCGACTTGCGTGAAGGACAGACGCGGGAACTCGACCGGCTTTTTGCTCAAGGCACCCTGCCGATGATTCTTGCAGGCGACTTCAACGCCTCGCCGGATTCCCAGGCGATTCAAATGCTGCAGCAGGAATGGCGAATGGCGACGTCGGAACCGATGCCTACCTTTCCTGCAGAATCGCCCACTCGACAACTGGACTATGTTGTCGTGCGTCCAGCAAATTCGTGGCGAATTGTCAAAGCAATGGTCCTGGACGAACCCCTCGCTTCAGACCATCGTCCAGTGCTGGTGGAATTGGAGTGGCTGGGCGAAAACTGA
- a CDS encoding ribonuclease R family protein, whose product MQVSQELIDRVLRLVHAAEYRPSKPKQIAALLELDADGYREVRRVVKQLVLEGRLIYGGNHLVVAAAAVGGPTDQIRGTFRRAMGGGFGFVRPSSGGGGVDADVPEDVFVPPAMTAGALEGDLVAVTIAPSRRGGIEGKVVEVLQRARRQFTGTFFSSPQPDQPGSDTIEGPVVYLDGVHYEAPVSVGDVRGLPLQDGDKIFVEIVDFPDEETGGGEAVILERLGSSKNPAIDTLTIMRQYALPDEFSEEVLDEARDQADAFDDDVVPADRKDLTDMLTITIDPFDARDFDDAISLQREEGRWRLWVHIADVSHFVPPAGKLDVEARRRGTSVYLPDRVIPMIPEIISNHLASLQPERMRLVKTVEIEMLDDLTITHSEVHNAAIRSDKRFNYEQIDQFLASPEAFQKDWGDSICELLTHMHQLAMQIRKRRFKDGALSMDMPDIKLELDRMGKVKGAYQTENTESHQIIEEFMLLGNEAVATWLDDQELNFLHRIHAPPERRKLRQLTSFVKDLGLGIDNVESRFEIQAVLDKVAGTTLENAVNFAVLKSMSKAVYGPHREGHYALDKEHYCHFTSPIRRYPDLSVHRLVQRLIEKKPTPDESFAELVKLGHECSDAERNAAQAERELIQLKLLHFLKKKQGETLEAVISRVFADGIHARCLKLPVDGFIPVTELPSDQYRFERRGQVLTGFKEGNRFRLGDHLTVRIGKVDLQDRQLYLDVVKNHSAGKSDPKGPSGSKSKKSPLRHQKKSDRREKKKRRRR is encoded by the coding sequence ATGCAAGTCTCACAAGAATTGATCGATCGCGTTCTGCGACTCGTTCACGCGGCGGAATACCGTCCCAGCAAACCCAAACAAATCGCTGCCCTGTTGGAACTCGACGCGGATGGCTACCGCGAAGTCCGTCGGGTGGTCAAACAATTGGTCCTCGAAGGCCGGCTGATCTACGGCGGCAACCACCTGGTCGTCGCTGCCGCGGCCGTCGGTGGCCCCACAGACCAAATTCGCGGAACATTTCGCCGTGCCATGGGCGGCGGTTTCGGTTTCGTTCGCCCCTCCAGTGGCGGTGGCGGTGTCGACGCGGATGTTCCCGAGGACGTTTTCGTTCCCCCTGCCATGACCGCAGGTGCCCTGGAAGGCGACCTGGTCGCTGTGACAATCGCACCCAGCCGCCGGGGCGGGATCGAAGGCAAAGTGGTCGAGGTGCTGCAGCGCGCACGCCGTCAATTCACCGGCACGTTTTTCTCCTCCCCGCAACCTGACCAACCCGGTTCCGACACGATCGAAGGTCCCGTCGTTTACCTGGACGGCGTTCACTACGAAGCGCCCGTCAGCGTCGGCGACGTGCGAGGTCTGCCCCTGCAAGACGGCGACAAGATCTTTGTCGAAATCGTCGACTTCCCCGATGAAGAAACGGGCGGTGGCGAAGCCGTCATCCTCGAGCGTCTGGGAAGCAGCAAAAACCCGGCGATCGACACCCTGACGATCATGCGGCAATACGCGCTGCCCGATGAGTTCTCCGAAGAGGTCCTCGACGAAGCTCGCGATCAAGCCGATGCGTTCGACGACGACGTCGTGCCGGCAGACCGCAAGGACCTGACGGACATGCTGACGATCACAATCGACCCGTTCGATGCACGTGACTTCGACGACGCGATCTCATTGCAACGTGAAGAGGGTCGCTGGCGGTTGTGGGTGCACATCGCCGACGTCAGTCACTTTGTTCCGCCCGCTGGCAAACTGGATGTCGAAGCGCGTCGTCGCGGGACCAGCGTCTACCTGCCGGACCGCGTGATTCCGATGATCCCCGAGATCATCAGCAATCACCTCGCCTCCCTTCAGCCCGAACGCATGCGTTTGGTGAAGACGGTCGAAATTGAAATGCTGGATGATCTGACCATCACCCACAGCGAAGTTCACAACGCCGCGATCCGCAGCGACAAGCGATTCAACTACGAGCAAATCGATCAGTTCCTCGCGTCCCCCGAGGCATTCCAGAAAGACTGGGGAGACTCGATCTGTGAACTGCTGACGCACATGCACCAGCTCGCGATGCAAATCCGCAAGCGTCGCTTCAAAGATGGTGCGCTGTCGATGGACATGCCGGACATCAAGCTCGAACTGGATCGAATGGGCAAGGTCAAAGGCGCCTACCAAACCGAGAACACCGAGAGCCACCAGATCATCGAGGAGTTCATGCTGCTCGGCAACGAAGCGGTTGCGACTTGGTTGGACGACCAAGAACTCAATTTCCTGCACCGCATTCACGCACCGCCGGAACGCCGGAAACTTCGGCAACTGACCAGCTTCGTCAAAGACCTCGGCTTGGGAATTGACAATGTCGAAAGCCGCTTCGAAATCCAAGCCGTCCTGGACAAAGTCGCTGGCACCACGCTCGAAAACGCCGTCAACTTTGCGGTGCTCAAAAGCATGAGCAAAGCGGTCTATGGGCCGCACCGCGAAGGCCACTACGCACTCGACAAAGAACACTACTGTCACTTCACCAGCCCCATCCGCCGGTACCCTGACCTCAGCGTTCACCGCTTGGTGCAGCGACTGATCGAGAAGAAACCCACTCCCGATGAATCTTTCGCGGAGTTGGTCAAACTCGGGCATGAATGCAGCGACGCCGAACGCAATGCCGCCCAGGCCGAACGCGAATTGATCCAGTTGAAACTGCTTCACTTCCTGAAAAAGAAACAGGGAGAAACACTCGAAGCCGTGATCAGCCGGGTCTTCGCCGATGGCATTCACGCGCGCTGCTTGAAACTTCCCGTCGATGGCTTCATTCCCGTCACCGAGTTGCCCAGTGATCAATATCGCTTTGAACGCCGCGGGCAGGTTCTGACGGGATTCAAAGAAGGCAACCGCTTTCGACTGGGTGACCACCTGACGGTCCGAATTGGCAAAGTCGACCTGCAAGACCGGCAGTTGTACCTCGACGTCGTGAAGAACCACTCGGCGGGCAAGAGCGATCCCAAAGGCCCCTCCGGCAGCAAGTCGAAGAAGTCGCCTCTCCGGCACCAGAAAAAGTCCGACCGACGCGAAAAGAAAAAGCGACGGCGTCGGTAG
- the uvrB gene encoding excinuclease ABC subunit UvrB: MSTTKLEPAAFDLHQPFPPSGDQPAAIAKLIEGIQSGKTAQTLLGATGTGKTYTMANVIASVQRPALILSHNKTLAAQLYGEFKEFFPNNAVHYFVSYYDYYQPEAYIPQRDVYIEKDSSINEEIDRLRLATTSSLVSRRDVVIVASVSSIYGLGSPDDYRQLVVDLHQGEQTRRDHLLLKFVDLQYQRNDIQFERGKFRVRGDSIELWPSYEEFAYRIEMWGDEIEKISLINPTSGETIKTVEHLYIYPCKHFVMPEDRIQRAIRSLREELAQQLEVFQSQGKLLEAQRLSARTKFDLEMLAEVGHCPGIENYSRPLSGKEPGATPDTLYDFFPKDFITFVDESHVTVPQVRAMYAGDRSRKITLVEHGFRLPCALDNRPLKFNEWEERTGQICFVSATPSDYELERTGGEVVEQIIRPTGLLDPEVEIVSARGQVTHLLEQVRIRAERNERVLVTALTKRLAEDLANYFQEQGVRCRWLHSELNAFERVDLLQELRAGSFDCLVGVNLLREGLDLPEVSLVAILDADKEGFLRSETSLIQTIGRAARNANSRVILYADKVTNSMQMAIDETERRRVIQMEYNTKHGIVPKTVLKAIRKGINTDAANHKDSTRKAQDSGEPTYITIEYVDKLEQEMLSAAEDLEFERAARLRDRVLQLKEHIGKPLSDVEIVDEKSAGKSGGRGRGRRGAKKTGASKGTKIPRPKRG, encoded by the coding sequence ATGAGCACCACCAAACTCGAACCGGCCGCTTTTGATTTGCACCAGCCGTTCCCGCCTTCGGGGGACCAGCCAGCCGCGATTGCCAAGTTGATCGAAGGCATCCAAAGCGGCAAGACCGCGCAGACACTGCTGGGAGCCACCGGGACCGGGAAAACGTACACGATGGCCAACGTGATCGCGTCAGTCCAGCGACCTGCGTTGATCCTCAGCCACAACAAAACGTTGGCGGCTCAGTTGTACGGGGAATTCAAAGAGTTTTTCCCCAACAATGCCGTTCATTATTTCGTCAGCTACTACGACTACTACCAACCCGAAGCCTACATTCCGCAGCGGGACGTCTACATCGAAAAGGATTCCTCGATCAACGAGGAAATCGACCGGTTGCGATTGGCCACCACCAGTTCTTTGGTCAGTCGCCGCGATGTGGTGATCGTGGCCTCGGTCAGCAGCATCTACGGTTTGGGATCGCCGGATGATTACCGGCAATTGGTCGTCGATCTGCATCAAGGTGAACAGACCCGCCGAGATCACTTGCTGTTGAAGTTTGTCGATCTGCAATACCAACGCAACGACATCCAATTTGAACGCGGGAAATTTCGTGTGCGTGGGGATTCGATCGAGCTGTGGCCCAGTTACGAAGAGTTTGCTTATCGGATCGAGATGTGGGGCGATGAGATCGAGAAAATCTCGCTGATCAATCCGACGTCGGGCGAGACCATCAAAACGGTCGAGCACCTTTACATTTATCCGTGCAAGCACTTTGTGATGCCGGAAGACCGCATCCAACGGGCGATCCGAAGTCTGCGAGAAGAGCTGGCGCAGCAGCTCGAGGTCTTTCAGTCGCAAGGGAAATTGCTGGAGGCTCAGCGATTGTCGGCGCGAACCAAATTCGATCTGGAGATGCTGGCCGAGGTTGGGCATTGTCCCGGCATCGAAAATTACTCGCGTCCGCTGTCCGGCAAAGAACCCGGTGCGACCCCGGACACCTTGTATGACTTCTTTCCCAAGGACTTCATCACGTTCGTCGACGAATCGCATGTGACCGTGCCTCAGGTTCGGGCGATGTACGCCGGTGACCGAAGTCGAAAAATCACGTTGGTCGAACACGGGTTCCGGCTTCCCTGTGCGCTCGACAACCGGCCGCTGAAGTTCAATGAATGGGAAGAACGCACCGGGCAGATTTGCTTCGTCAGCGCAACGCCCAGCGACTATGAACTCGAACGCACCGGCGGCGAAGTGGTGGAGCAGATCATTCGCCCCACAGGCTTGCTCGATCCCGAGGTCGAGATCGTTTCGGCTCGCGGGCAAGTGACGCATCTGCTGGAACAAGTTCGCATTCGTGCGGAACGCAATGAACGCGTTCTGGTCACGGCGCTGACCAAACGTTTGGCGGAGGACTTGGCGAACTATTTCCAAGAACAAGGTGTTCGCTGCCGATGGTTGCACAGTGAATTGAACGCATTCGAGCGAGTGGATTTGTTGCAGGAACTGCGGGCTGGTTCGTTCGATTGCTTGGTCGGTGTGAACCTCCTTCGAGAGGGCCTCGACCTTCCTGAGGTTTCGTTGGTCGCGATCTTGGATGCGGACAAAGAAGGCTTCTTGCGGAGCGAAACGAGTTTGATTCAAACGATTGGTCGTGCAGCTCGAAATGCAAATTCCCGCGTGATTCTGTATGCCGACAAGGTCACCAATTCGATGCAGATGGCGATCGACGAAACCGAGCGTCGCCGTGTGATCCAGATGGAATACAACACCAAGCATGGGATTGTGCCGAAGACCGTTCTCAAGGCGATTCGCAAAGGCATCAACACCGACGCGGCCAACCACAAGGATTCGACCCGCAAGGCGCAGGACAGCGGCGAACCCACCTACATCACGATCGAGTACGTCGACAAACTCGAGCAGGAGATGTTGTCTGCGGCGGAGGACCTGGAATTCGAGCGTGCGGCAAGATTGCGAGACCGGGTGCTGCAACTCAAAGAGCACATTGGCAAACCACTCTCCGACGTAGAAATCGTCGACGAGAAATCGGCTGGCAAGTCAGGCGGCCGCGGACGCGGTCGTCGCGGGGCCAAGAAAACGGGGGCCAGCAAAGGCACCAAGATCCCGCGGCCAAAACGCGGTTGA
- a CDS encoding SRPBCC family protein — protein sequence MPAFHIQRSQTIDADTRDVYDAVRDYSTWTRWSPWLQVDPDAEVTVSNPSNELGATYHWKGELVGEGSMTHRELQAPQSRSANSSVQADLAFIKPFKSQSKVEFEIHPVMTDGRPGSKITWHMRGKLPWFLFWMRSMMEMFVGMDYERGLLMFKQFVETGEVLSKLEIKGVVNEPDRMIIGHRGGCTMDDIGCHMSATLERVKPHYREDDERIHEWASLYHTTSDLRKRWFDYTAGYLADAGTRVPADCVADTVPAGKFLLVRHIGDYAHLGNAWSGGIQYIRYKKMKMAKAMGCEVYRNDPETTETKDLITDVYIALK from the coding sequence ATGCCCGCGTTTCATATTCAACGTTCCCAAACGATCGACGCTGATACACGCGATGTTTATGACGCGGTCAGGGACTATTCGACTTGGACCCGCTGGTCGCCTTGGTTGCAGGTGGATCCTGATGCGGAAGTGACCGTTAGCAATCCGTCAAATGAATTGGGAGCGACGTATCACTGGAAGGGGGAGCTGGTTGGTGAGGGTTCGATGACCCACCGCGAACTTCAGGCTCCGCAGAGCCGATCGGCAAACTCGTCGGTCCAAGCCGATCTGGCGTTCATCAAGCCGTTTAAGTCGCAGTCCAAAGTGGAGTTCGAAATTCATCCCGTGATGACGGATGGTCGACCGGGATCCAAGATCACCTGGCACATGCGAGGCAAGTTGCCTTGGTTTTTGTTCTGGATGCGATCGATGATGGAAATGTTCGTGGGGATGGACTACGAGCGAGGGTTGTTGATGTTCAAGCAGTTTGTCGAAACTGGCGAAGTGCTTTCGAAGCTGGAAATCAAAGGTGTGGTCAACGAACCCGACCGCATGATCATCGGGCATCGGGGAGGCTGCACGATGGATGACATCGGTTGCCACATGTCAGCGACGCTGGAGCGTGTCAAACCACACTATCGCGAAGATGATGAACGCATTCATGAATGGGCCAGCCTGTATCACACGACGTCGGACCTTCGCAAACGATGGTTCGATTACACGGCTGGTTACTTGGCCGATGCAGGCACGCGCGTTCCGGCGGACTGTGTGGCGGACACCGTGCCCGCCGGCAAGTTTCTTTTGGTCCGGCACATCGGTGACTACGCCCATCTTGGGAACGCTTGGTCGGGTGGGATTCAGTACATCCGCTACAAAAAAATGAAGATGGCCAAAGCGATGGGATGTGAGGTCTATCGCAATGACCCGGAAACCACCGAAACCAAAGATTTGATCACGGATGTTTACATTGCTTTGAAGTGA
- a CDS encoding SIR2 family NAD-dependent protein deacylase: MNVLILTGAGISAESGIPTFRDANGLWEGHAVEEVATPQGFARNPELVQEFYNQRRRALLNPEILPNAAHVALAEFERDHLEHGRGDFLLVTQNIDNLHQRAGSQNVLAMHGQLLQARCTYTEEVFDWTEDLSVDTPHPEDPDNDDLRGCLRPNVVWFGEMPIGLASIEKAATQADLFLAIGTSGVVYPAAGIVAQTPPHCRRIEVNLGDTPASSAFDETIRGSASIEIPKLLNHFKAM, translated from the coding sequence ATGAACGTTCTCATCCTCACCGGTGCCGGGATCTCTGCGGAATCCGGAATCCCAACCTTCCGTGACGCCAACGGATTGTGGGAAGGTCACGCCGTCGAAGAAGTCGCCACGCCACAGGGATTCGCTCGCAACCCTGAGTTGGTGCAAGAGTTCTACAACCAACGTCGCCGAGCGTTGTTGAACCCTGAGATTCTCCCCAACGCAGCGCACGTCGCACTGGCGGAATTCGAACGCGACCATCTTGAACATGGACGCGGCGATTTCCTGTTGGTGACTCAGAACATCGACAACCTGCACCAACGCGCCGGCAGCCAGAATGTGCTGGCCATGCACGGGCAATTGCTGCAAGCCCGATGCACCTACACCGAAGAGGTCTTTGACTGGACCGAAGACCTGAGCGTTGACACGCCGCACCCGGAAGATCCTGACAACGATGACTTGCGAGGCTGCTTGCGACCCAATGTTGTCTGGTTCGGCGAGATGCCGATTGGCCTGGCAAGCATCGAGAAAGCCGCCACACAAGCTGATTTGTTCCTCGCGATTGGAACATCGGGCGTCGTGTATCCCGCCGCTGGCATCGTGGCGCAAACACCCCCGCACTGCCGCCGCATCGAAGTCAACCTGGGCGACACACCTGCGTCGAGTGCCTTCGATGAAACCATTCGTGGTTCCGCCAGCATCGAAATCCCAAAGCTACTGAATCACTTCAAAGCAATGTAA
- a CDS encoding glycosyltransferase produces MPDLGIPLEHQEKGCWPKLSILAPGVLPADEPTLYLDLDVLINQNLDGFFDRLEAKRGFHALREWNPTLWSLAPLAMRPDRGVQGSILGFYPGEQAELFRQFNEHQQECFDRFDLDQDFLTKNAEEVNYWPFAWTSSFKWHCLKYYPINQIFPKVKRPAKAKVIVFHGDPRPIDVVPQGNYRWGTQRKFGHGPVDWVRDYWLQYDSSWTEEETELEACVPAMMAA; encoded by the coding sequence ATGCCCGACTTAGGCATCCCCTTGGAGCATCAGGAAAAGGGGTGTTGGCCCAAGCTGTCGATTCTGGCACCGGGGGTTTTGCCTGCCGACGAGCCAACACTGTATTTGGATCTCGACGTGCTGATCAATCAGAACCTGGATGGGTTCTTCGATCGTTTGGAGGCCAAGCGAGGTTTCCACGCGTTGCGAGAATGGAATCCAACGCTATGGAGTTTGGCTCCGCTTGCGATGCGTCCCGACCGTGGCGTTCAGGGATCGATCCTGGGATTTTATCCCGGTGAGCAAGCTGAATTGTTTCGACAATTCAACGAACACCAGCAAGAGTGTTTCGATCGCTTTGACCTCGACCAAGATTTCTTGACCAAGAATGCTGAGGAGGTGAATTACTGGCCGTTTGCCTGGACCTCCAGCTTCAAGTGGCACTGTCTGAAGTACTACCCGATCAACCAGATTTTCCCCAAAGTCAAGCGTCCTGCGAAAGCCAAGGTGATTGTGTTTCATGGGGACCCTCGGCCAATTGATGTGGTTCCACAGGGCAACTACCGCTGGGGCACACAACGCAAATTCGGGCATGGTCCCGTGGATTGGGTCCGGGACTACTGGTTGCAGTACGATTCGAGTTGGACCGAAGAGGAAACGGAGTTGGAAGCATGTGTTCCCGCAATGATGGCAGCCTAG